The following are encoded in a window of Paramormyrops kingsleyae isolate MSU_618 chromosome 12, PKINGS_0.4, whole genome shotgun sequence genomic DNA:
- the LOC140577718 gene encoding serine/threonine-protein kinase PLK3-like produces MMDIFTGEIFAVKAIPIKHSDGIKESLREVVLLKLLQHQQVVNFSHHVEDDKFLYIFMELCSRGSMLDLLQEREILSKPEVRFYLRQLIGALQHMHGKGIVHRDLKLENLLLTEALGLKVADFGLATKLEPLERRQKGFCGTREYAAPEVWKMEGHGPESDIWALGCIMYTMLVGAYPFDGDAEEIKLRVTQAEYTLPKSLSSSAKKLISWILQKNPQDRPTLEQILNHKFFTKGFTPEQIPSNSYHKVPRFRSVKRIKHFFVRLFHRIFGQRRPKDMPHCDLKMKTSRENSGPFVYSRAVLTFFSEGHIRKNIPRAGPTC; encoded by the exons ATGATGGACATTTTCACTGGAGAGATATTTGCAGTGAAGGCGATTCCGATAAAGCACTCTGATGGAATAAAAGAG AGTCTCCGAGAAGtggtgctgctgaagctgctgcaaCACCAGCAAGTTGTAAACTTCTCCCATCATGTAGAAGATGATAAATTCTTGTATATCTTCATGGAGCTGTGCAGTAGGGGG TCGATGCTAGACCTCCTTCAAGAACGAGAAATCCTGAGCAAGCCTGAGGTGCGCTTTTACTTGAGACAGCTCATTGgggcattacaacacatgcatggcaaaggcattgtccacagggacctcaaattag AGAACTTATTATTAACGGAGGCCTTGGGATTAAAAGTGGCCGACTTTGGACTGGCCACCAAGCTGGAGCCACTGGAAAGGAGGCAGAA agGCTTTTGTGGGACGAGAGAATATGCGGCTCCTGAAgtgtggaagatggagggacaCGGGCCAGAGTCAGATATCTGGGCGCTGGGgtgtatcat GTATACGATGCTTGTTGGTGCATACCCCTTTGATGGTGACGCTGAAGAAATCAAGCTGCGTGTAACTCAAGCAGAGTACACTCTACCCAAGTCCCTCTCCTCATCAGCGAagaaattgatttcttggatcCTACAGAAGAATCCACAGGATCGGCCCACATTGGAGCAAATCCTAAACCATAAATTCTTCACTAAG GGCTTCACTCCTGAGCAAATTCCATCAAACAGCTACCACAAGGTGCCAAGATTCAGATCAGTTAAACGCATAAAGCACTTTTTCGTCAGGCTGTTCCACCGCATATTTGGACAAAGGAGACCCAAAG ATATGCCCCACTGtgatttgaaaatgaaaaccaGCAGAGAGAACAGCGGCCCTTTCGTCTACAGCAGGGCTGTCCTAACGTTTTTTAGTGAGGGCCACATACGGAAAAATATTCCGAGGGCTGGGCCAACTTGCTAG